CATATCGAACGAACGCTGCAGATCGGGAATGTTGTAGTCGCTGATCTGCTGACCGGTGACGACGCCGACGCTTGTGTAGGTTCGGAAATAGTCGCGCGCAACCTTCTCTCCCTGCACGGTGATTTCGTCGAGAGCGATCGCGCCCGAGGGTGTCGCCTGCGCCATGGCACCTGCCCCGCCGCTGCGGGTCAACGTCACGGTCTGGCCGCCGGTGAACCTCGGCGACAATCCGCTCGACCAGAGCATGCGGTCGAGTGCGGCCTGCGGCGACATTGTCCCTTTGACGGGATTGGAGCGAATGGAGCGGCTGAGATTGCTATCGTAAACGACCTGAATTCCAGTGACGGCGCCAAACTGAGCCAAGGCCGAATCCAGCGGCTGCGCAGCAATATTAAAGGCAACGGATGCCGATCGCTGGCCTGGCTCGGCCCTCTGCGCCCATGCCGTTTCCGCATTCAGCGCACCGAAAACCGCAGCGATCGCGAGCGTACTGCCACAAGCCATCGCTCGCCAACGGAGCCATGAGCACAAAGCCCCCGGTGCTTTTCCGCAAAGCTCTTGTGCGCATTCCACTTTCGTCATAGCCGCTCAACCCCAAACCGGCCGCAGAATGCAGCCCCCGGAGATGAAGACGACATGGCAACAATGAGTCCGAATCCGAATTCAGAAGATTAGACGAATTCAAGAATACGAAGAGGCGGCTGACGAAGCCGGCCGTCAGCCGATCAAGGTGAAGAACGGCGACAAATGCCGGACTGGCAGGCCTAAGGCATTGCCGATGTGATCCAGCGCTTCATCGATGCGGCTGAGGTGGAACACACCGGTGACACGCCGTTGCGCTGCCGCCTTATCGACAACCACCACGAGACCCTTTTTGTACCGGTTCAATTCGTCAGCGACCTTTGCCAGCGGCTCATCCCGGAAGAGCAACTGCCCCTTACGCCAGCCGGAAACAGCTTCCATGTCGGCTATCGCCTTGGTCGCGACATGTCCATTCTCACACAAGGCTTGCTGCCCCGCCTTGATTTGGCCGGTCTCTGGCATGAGGAGATCCAGGCTTCCTTCGAGACACGACACCACCGTCCTGTTTTCATCAAGACGGACGACAAAGACAGCATTGCTGGCCGTCACAACAGCCTGACGAGCCGACAGCGACAAAATCGGTCCTGCACGCGAACGCGCTGTGAAAGCCGCCTCGCCACTGACCAGCCTCAGATGACCTTCGCCCTTCGCAGTCTCAAGCGACAAACCACTGCGCGTATTCAGTTCGACGGTGATATGAGGAAACGTGAGACGGCGTTGCTCGCCAGCAAGTGTCCTGTAGTCGGCGAAAGCATCCTGTATCGTAGGAAGAAAACCGAGCTTCGACCCCGCAAAAGCCAGTCCAGCCACCGAGGCCGCGACCGCTCCTCCCTGCAGGACCAATCTGCGGCTTGGAATGCGAGAGCGTCTTCGGGATATGGCTGCCGCTGTCCCCACATGTTGCCACACCCGCATGGCATCGAGAGCGGCGCCCTCGTATTCAGGCCCACGCGCACGCCATCGCAGGAAAGCGTCGCGATCGGCTTCCGTGGCATCGCCAGAGGTCAATTTGAGAATCCAGGCCACGGCCTCCTGCTCCAGCCTGCCTTGATCGACCCGATCATGCTCGTTTTTATTGTTTGAAGGCATCGATCCGAGGAATGACAAGTGATGCGGCTGAAAAGCGCCGCCGGGATGCAACTTTTATTATGACGATTCCAAATGCCCAATCCCGAATCGGGAGCCGTTACTTTTTTGGACTGGGCCGGCAGGCTGTCAGCGCGCGGGTGAGCTCAAACTCCACCGTCCGCGTCGAAATGCCGAACTGGCGAGCGATGGCGTGGTGCGGCAACCTTTCTAATCGACTCATCAGAAGAATCTGGCGTTGACGG
The genomic region above belongs to Pseudorhodoplanes sinuspersici and contains:
- a CDS encoding FecR family protein, coding for MAWILKLTSGDATEADRDAFLRWRARGPEYEGAALDAMRVWQHVGTAAAISRRRSRIPSRRLVLQGGAVAASVAGLAFAGSKLGFLPTIQDAFADYRTLAGEQRRLTFPHITVELNTRSGLSLETAKGEGHLRLVSGEAAFTARSRAGPILSLSARQAVVTASNAVFVVRLDENRTVVSCLEGSLDLLMPETGQIKAGQQALCENGHVATKAIADMEAVSGWRKGQLLFRDEPLAKVADELNRYKKGLVVVVDKAAAQRRVTGVFHLSRIDEALDHIGNALGLPVRHLSPFFTLIG